The following DNA comes from Deltaproteobacteria bacterium PRO3.
GACGCGCTGAAGGCGCGCTGGTCCCGGTTGGCCGCGGAGGAACGGGAGCTCTTGGGGGCCTGTTCGCTATTGGCGGAAGGTTTGATGGAGGAGGAGCTTTCGCTCCTGCTCTCGAGGGAGGCGGGCTTCGAGTTGGAAGAGCTCGCCGCCAAAGGTTGGGTCGAGGCGCGCGGCGGACGCCATCGCGTGACGCCGCCCTTGGCGCGACGGCCCTTGCTGGGCCTGCTCTCGTCGAAAGAGCGACAGCGCCTGGCCGAACGCGTCTTCGAGGCCTTGCGCGGCCGTCTCGGCTCCGAGGCCTTTGCGTTGGCGCGCCTGGCCCGCGAGGCGGGGCGCACGGAGGATTATCTCCACTACGGCGCTCGCGCAGCCGAAGAGTTCCAAGTGCGCGGGGACGCGGAGGCCGCGGCTCGCCTGCATCGAGACCTCTCCGAGGCGGCGACCAACCCCCGCGACCAGTCTTACCATTTGGCCTACCTGGCGTCGGCCTTAAGCCGCCTGGCGCGCTTCGAGGAGGCGCACCAGGCCTACGAGCGTTGGTACACCCTCGTCGAGGACGACGGCACGGGCGGCAAGGCGCTCAAGTACCATTACCTGATCGGCTTGAATTTCCTGAACCAGGGCAAGCCGGTGCAGGCTGGGCGTCACCTGCGACAGGCCTTGCAAAGCGGCGACTCGCGGCGCTTCGAGGCCCATCGGCCCTTTCACCTAAAGGTCCTGACCCTGCTGGGCAAGATGGAAGAGCAAGAGGGGCGGCGGGCCGAGGCCCGACGCCGTTACGAGGAGGGGCTCGCCCTGGCGGCCGAGGCTTCCCCGGAAAAGACCCAGCTGCTGCGCCACTTGGGCCTGCTCGAGCTTGCGGAGGGCAAGGACGAGGCGGGACGCGCGGCCCTGGAGACGGCCCTGCAGATGAGCCTCGACCTGGAGTACGACGAGGGCGTGGCGAACTGCGCCGCGGTCCTTGCCGATCTCGCCCACAAGGAGGGCGACTACGAGCGCGCCTTGCGCATCCACGAGCAGGTGATGCGCCTGGCGGAAAAACACCAAGACCCGCTCAAGCAAGCGCGTACCCACAGCAACATGGCCTCGGTCCTGATCGAGCTGGCCGATTACGGGCATGCGGCGGAGCACGCCGAAAAGGCCCAGACCGTCTTCGCGGCGCAGGGAACGGAGCTGGACCGGCTCGTCAACCGCTTCCACTTGGCCACCCTCAAGACCTACCTGGGGCAATTTCAGGAGGCGCTGGATACCGAACTACAGGAATCCGTCCGGCGTCTCGGCCAGGAAGAGATCCTGGCCTACCTCGAGCGGCTGCGCGGCGAGGCGGCGCGGCTGCAGCGCGACTTCCAGGGGGCGCTTCAGTCCTATGGCCGCGCCCGCGAGGGCTTCCTCGCCGCGAAGAACCACGACGAGGCGGCGCTTTGCCTCTTGCAGGAGATATTCACCGAGTGCCTGACCGGCGATCTGGAGGCCGCCAAGCGCCGCGCGCGCGCCGCGAAGCGCGGAGGGGCCTGGGAGGCCTTCTTCGTCTGGATCGAGGGTCTCTTGACCGCGGAGCCCGGGAGATCCGAGGCCGAGCTGCAGGAGGCCCTGCGGCCGATCTTGAAGTGCGGCCAGCAGGAGTTGGTGATTTTGGCCTTGCTGGCGGCGTCCGAGCTGCATTCGCGGCGCAAGGAGGCGGCCGGCGCCGAGCTTTTCCGGCAGAAGGCCTTCGAGTGGCTGGAGGCCCTGTACCGCGCCCTGCCCGAGGAGATGCAGCTCAGCTTCGAGCAGCGCGAGGATTATCAGCGCCTGGCCGAGGCGCGGCTCAAGCGGTTGAAGGCGGCCGGGATCTCGCGCGAGCGCTTCTTGAGCTTCGCGAAGATCAACAAGCGGCTCAGCGAAGAGACCGACATGCATTCCATCCTCGAGCAGGTGATGGACGCGGCGATGGCCCTGGCCGGCGCCGAGCGGGGCTTTCTGCTGATCCGCGAGGAGGCGAGGGCGGGCCAGATCCTGTCCGGCTTCCGCGTCGAGGCCGCGCGTAACATGAAGAAGGAAAACCTCCACGAGGAGGAGTTCAAGATCAGCCTCTCGGTGGTGGAAGAGGCGTTGCGCCGGCGGGTGAGCCTGCTGACCGACGACGCCCAGGCAGATCCTTCCTTCCGGCACGCGGAGAGCGTGGTTCGCTACGAATTGAAATCCATCCTGGTGCTGCCCCTGGTCGGGGCCACCGGCTGTCTGGGCGCCTTGTACTTGGACCATCGCTTCGAAGTCGGGGCCTTTTCCGAAGAGAAGCTGCTCTTTTTGAAGGCCTTTGCCGACCAATCGGTGTTGGCCATCGAGAAGGCGCGGACGCTGGCGGAGCTGGCGGACGCGAAACGGCGGCTCGAGCACCGCGTCGAGGAGCAGGCCCAGCGCCTCGAGCGCATGGAGATCGAGCTGAAAGAGGCGCGCAAGGACCTCAAATTCCGCTACGAGGAGATCGTCGGCCAATCGCCCAAGATGATGAAGATCCTCGGCCTGCTCGACCGCGTCACCGACACCCGCGTTCCGGTGTGGATCCACGGCGAGTCCGGCACCGGCAAGGAGCTGATCGCCCGCGCCCTGCACTTCAACAGCGACCGCAAGGCGAAACCCTTTATCGCGGAGAACTGCAGCGCCATCCCCGAAAATCTCCTGGAGAGCGTCCTGTTCGGCCACGTCAAGGGCGCCTTCACCCACGCCGAGCGCGACCGCATGGGCCTCTTCGAGGCAGCCGACGGCGGGACGATCTTTTTAGACGAGATCGGCGACATGCCGATGCCGATGCAGGCGAAGTTGTTGCGCGTGTTGCAAGAAGGCGAGGTGCGACGGGTGGGCGCCAACAAGAGCGTCAAGGTGGACGTGCGCGTCGTCTCGGCGACCAACAAGAATTTGCCCGAGATGGTGAAGCGCGGGGAATTCCGCGAGGACCTCTTCTTCCGCCTGAACGGCCTGCGCATCGAGCTGCCGCCGCTGCGAGAGCGCAAGGAGGACATCCCACTACTCGTCCAGCACTTCATGCACAAGATGGCGACCGAAAACGGCCTGACCTTGGGCGGCGTCAGCGAGCAGGCCTTGGGCGTCCTGGCGAACTACGACTGGCCGGGCAACATCCGCGAGCTGGAAAACGCGCTGCGCAACGCGGCGATTTTCGCGGAGGGCAAGACGATCACGAGCGAGATGCTGGGGTTCAAGCCGGAGCTGTGGCGTCCGGCGGAGGCGAAGGCCGCGGCGCCGCAAGCCGCGGCGGGGGCGACGGCTGAAAAACCGCTCCAGGCGGAGCGCGAGGCCATCCTCGACGCGATGGTGCGGGCCGCCTTCCACAAGGGCGAGGCGGCGAAGGAGCTGCACATCACGCCGCGGCATCTCTACAATCTGTTGGAGAAGTACCGACTGCCGAAAAATAAGTGGGCGCTTAAGAAGTTGGTCGAAGAGGAGAGGTCGTAGGAATTTTTCCTAATTTTTAAAATCCGTGGCACCTTGAAAATTGGGCTTAGGCTCCTCCGGCTCGTCGGGGCCCGGGGCGGGGGCTGCTATGTCGGTGGGTCCTCCATCATCTTCCTCGTCGATGGGAACGCCGGGCTCATGGTCGGCGCCCGGGGCAATCGTGGGCTGGCCTTGCCCGCCGCCGACGGGGCCTCCCACCGGGGATCCACCATTCATGACTCCGTCCAGCGCGGCGCCCCCTTGACCGGTGCAGGCGAGCAAAGCGCCGAACAATCCCAAAAATAGGCAAATTTTAACGATAGATTTCAAGAACAGCCCCTTGCCTTCCACAGGAAAGTCTCGGCATCTCCGGACTAGAAGTTGTGTCCAGAATGCCCCGATCTATCGGAAAAGAAAAGAAGAAAGGGCAAATTTACTCATTTTGGGAGTAAATTTGCCCTTTTTGGAGCAAAAAAAGAAGAGGTCAGGCGGGCCGGCCAGAGGGCTCGGGGTTTTTGGACACGGCCCGCCTTTCCTCGGAATTTGGATCGCCTTTTCGA
Coding sequences within:
- a CDS encoding GAF domain-containing protein, yielding MRTMEKPLPPYIADQHLGEGVWGKVYKVHDQRAEDFALKVLKTEALERGPGLESEVRVLARLSHPNLVRILEYLPRVEGLKGVAESGPGLLMEFVDGPTLAERRGADEPGEILPYFVQALRGLDYLHARHLTHGDLKPGNLKLHKKKQLKILDFGLAGRETEAAGGMQGTMDYMAPEALAGRRGAASDLFSLAAVFYEWLTGALPFPRGELAQRFAEPARPASELRPDLPPFFSAILQRMLDLDPARRFSSAAAVLRAIGLHQPKLLAGRGAAEVAAETRIPFVGREELLAAWEGSLRAWEEGEGKAPLWLLRGPAGIGRSRALEELQWQAALREYRVLVWTPGESLDDLMAQAAAEPGRVLLVLKELHALPAEAGTSLENFFASLPARVPQAAVAMECDPDRVSPALWRRLEALSGRWAFQEEALPPLHPEESAQFLQEQLWERPLPAKFPAAAHEATRGSPALLLEVARWWRGQEAAGERRPRLEDFEPNELPPSQQDALKARWSRLAAEERELLGACSLLAEGLMEEELSLLLSREAGFELEELAAKGWVEARGGRHRVTPPLARRPLLGLLSSKERQRLAERVFEALRGRLGSEAFALARLAREAGRTEDYLHYGARAAEEFQVRGDAEAAARLHRDLSEAATNPRDQSYHLAYLASALSRLARFEEAHQAYERWYTLVEDDGTGGKALKYHYLIGLNFLNQGKPVQAGRHLRQALQSGDSRRFEAHRPFHLKVLTLLGKMEEQEGRRAEARRRYEEGLALAAEASPEKTQLLRHLGLLELAEGKDEAGRAALETALQMSLDLEYDEGVANCAAVLADLAHKEGDYERALRIHEQVMRLAEKHQDPLKQARTHSNMASVLIELADYGHAAEHAEKAQTVFAAQGTELDRLVNRFHLATLKTYLGQFQEALDTELQESVRRLGQEEILAYLERLRGEAARLQRDFQGALQSYGRAREGFLAAKNHDEAALCLLQEIFTECLTGDLEAAKRRARAAKRGGAWEAFFVWIEGLLTAEPGRSEAELQEALRPILKCGQQELVILALLAASELHSRRKEAAGAELFRQKAFEWLEALYRALPEEMQLSFEQREDYQRLAEARLKRLKAAGISRERFLSFAKINKRLSEETDMHSILEQVMDAAMALAGAERGFLLIREEARAGQILSGFRVEAARNMKKENLHEEEFKISLSVVEEALRRRVSLLTDDAQADPSFRHAESVVRYELKSILVLPLVGATGCLGALYLDHRFEVGAFSEEKLLFLKAFADQSVLAIEKARTLAELADAKRRLEHRVEEQAQRLERMEIELKEARKDLKFRYEEIVGQSPKMMKILGLLDRVTDTRVPVWIHGESGTGKELIARALHFNSDRKAKPFIAENCSAIPENLLESVLFGHVKGAFTHAERDRMGLFEAADGGTIFLDEIGDMPMPMQAKLLRVLQEGEVRRVGANKSVKVDVRVVSATNKNLPEMVKRGEFREDLFFRLNGLRIELPPLRERKEDIPLLVQHFMHKMATENGLTLGGVSEQALGVLANYDWPGNIRELENALRNAAIFAEGKTITSEMLGFKPELWRPAEAKAAAPQAAAGATAEKPLQAEREAILDAMVRAAFHKGEAAKELHITPRHLYNLLEKYRLPKNKWALKKLVEEERS